A single window of Anomaloglossus baeobatrachus isolate aAnoBae1 chromosome 5, aAnoBae1.hap1, whole genome shotgun sequence DNA harbors:
- the LOC142310590 gene encoding gastrula zinc finger protein XlCGF66.1-like, translating into MDMEKNKMVERILHLTLEILFRLTGEDYTVVKKTSSERCQAPVSEGWGRPLSPITGPPPHPPIHEDINDQKILELTYKMIELLTGEVPIRCQDVTIYFSMEEWEYLEGHKDLYKDVMMEVPQPLTSLGLSSKRTIPERCPCPLLPQDCKQEDPDVPQDVFPPALSCKRYLLMYFLH; encoded by the exons atggatatggagaagaacaagatggtggagaggatattacacctcaccctagagatcctcttccggcttactggagag gattacacagtagtgaagaagacctctagtgagcgctgtcaggcccctgtgtctgagggatggggaagacccctgagcccaatcacggggcctccacctcaccccccaatacatgaggacatcaatgaccagaagatcctagaactcacctacaagatgattgagctgctgactggagag gttcctataaggtgtcaggacgtcaccatctatttctccatggaggagtgggagtatttagaaggacacaaagatctgtacaaggatgtcatgatggaggttccccagcccctcacatcactag gtctatccagtaagaggacaataccagagagatgtccctgtcctcttctcccacaggactgtaaacaagaagatcccgatgttccccaggatgtgtttcctccagctctatcctgtaagagatatctactcatgtactttctgcactaa